The Kogia breviceps isolate mKogBre1 chromosome 4, mKogBre1 haplotype 1, whole genome shotgun sequence genome window below encodes:
- the NPM1 gene encoding nucleophosmin isoform X3 has protein sequence MCAGSARPFPGLIPSCVTVPSNGSLISVHFLSHRSACHQPMEDSMDMDMSPLRPQNYLFGCELKADKDYHFKVDNDENEHQLSLRTVSLGAGAKDELHIVEAEAMNYEGSPIKVTLATLKMSVQPTVSLGGFEITPPVVLRLKCGSGPVHISGQHLVAVEEDAESEDEEEEDVKLLSISGKRSAPGSGSKVPQKKVKLAADEDEDDDDDDDDEDEDDDDDDFDDEEAEEKAPVKKSVRDTPAKNAQKSNQNGKDSKPSTPRSKGQESFKKQEKTPKTPKGPSSVEDIKAKMQASIEKGGSLPKVEAKFINYVKNCFRMTDQEAIQDLWQWRKSL, from the exons ATGTGCGCAGGGAGCGCGCGTCCTTTCCCTGGTCTGATTCCGTCCTGCGTGACTGTTCCATCGAACGGTAGTCTTATCTCCGTCCACTTTCTCTCCCACCGAAGTGCGTGCCACCAACCCATGGAAGATTCGATGGACATGGACATGAGCCCCCTGAGGCCCCAGAACTATCTTTTCG gTTGTGAACTAAAGGCCGACAAAGATTATCACTTTAAGGTGGATAATGATGAAAATGAGCACCAGTTATCTTTAAGAACG GTCAGTTTAGGGGCTGGTGCAAAGGACGAATTGCACATTGTCGAAGCAGAGGCGATGAATTATGAAGGCAGTCCAATTAAAGTAACACTGGCAACTTTGAAAATGTCTGTGCAGCCAACG gtTTCCCTTGGGGGCTTTGAAATAACACCACCTGTGGTCTTACGGTTGAAGTGTGGTTCAGGGCCTGTGCATATTAGCGGACAGCACTTAGTAG ctgtggaggaagatgcagagtcagaagatgaagaggaggaggatgtgaaACTCCTAAGTATATCTGGGAAGCGTTCTGCCCCTGGAAGTGGTAGCAAGGTTCCACAG aaaaaagtaaaacttgctgctgatgaagatgaagatgatgatgatgacgacgaCGATGAAGATGAAGA tgatgatgatgatgactttGATGATGAGGAGGCTGAAGAAAAAGCTCCAGTAAAGAAA TCTGTACGAGATACTCCAGCcaaaaatgcacaaaaatcaaaccagaatggaaaagactcAAAACCATCAACACCAAGATCAAAA GGTCAAGAATCCttcaaaaaacaggaaaaaactcCTAAAACACCGAAAGGACCTAGCTCTGTAGAAGACATTAAAGCAAAAATGCAAGCAAGTATAGAAAAA GGTGGTTCCCTTCCCAAAGTGGAAGCCAAATTCATCAATTATGTGAAGAATTGTTTCCGGATGACTGACCAGGAG gctaTTCAAGATCTCTGGCAGTGGAGGAAGTCTCtttaa
- the NPM1 gene encoding nucleophosmin isoform X4 — protein sequence MNYEGSPIKVTLATLKMSVQPTVSLGGFEITPPVVLRLKCGSGPVHISGQHLVAVEEDAESEDEEEEDVKLLSISGKRSAPGSGSKVPQKKVKLAADEDEDDDDDDDDEDEDDDDDDFDDEEAEEKAPVKKSVRDTPAKNAQKSNQNGKDSKPSTPRSKGQESFKKQEKTPKTPKGPSSVEDIKAKMQASIEKGGSLPKVEAKFINYVKNCFRMTDQEAIQDLWQWRKSL from the exons ATGAATTATGAAGGCAGTCCAATTAAAGTAACACTGGCAACTTTGAAAATGTCTGTGCAGCCAACG gtTTCCCTTGGGGGCTTTGAAATAACACCACCTGTGGTCTTACGGTTGAAGTGTGGTTCAGGGCCTGTGCATATTAGCGGACAGCACTTAGTAG ctgtggaggaagatgcagagtcagaagatgaagaggaggaggatgtgaaACTCCTAAGTATATCTGGGAAGCGTTCTGCCCCTGGAAGTGGTAGCAAGGTTCCACAG aaaaaagtaaaacttgctgctgatgaagatgaagatgatgatgatgacgacgaCGATGAAGATGAAGA tgatgatgatgatgactttGATGATGAGGAGGCTGAAGAAAAAGCTCCAGTAAAGAAA TCTGTACGAGATACTCCAGCcaaaaatgcacaaaaatcaaaccagaatggaaaagactcAAAACCATCAACACCAAGATCAAAA GGTCAAGAATCCttcaaaaaacaggaaaaaactcCTAAAACACCGAAAGGACCTAGCTCTGTAGAAGACATTAAAGCAAAAATGCAAGCAAGTATAGAAAAA GGTGGTTCCCTTCCCAAAGTGGAAGCCAAATTCATCAATTATGTGAAGAATTGTTTCCGGATGACTGACCAGGAG gctaTTCAAGATCTCTGGCAGTGGAGGAAGTCTCtttaa
- the NPM1 gene encoding nucleophosmin isoform X5, with product MCAGSARPFPGLIPSCVTVPSNGSLISVHFLSHRSACHQPMEDSMDMDMSPLRPQNYLFEEVLPLREPKWLNEGCTCCELKADKDYHFKVDNDENEHQLSLRTVSLGAGAKDELHIVEAEAMNYEGSPIKVTLATLKMSVQPTVSLGGFEITPPVVLRLKCGSGPVHISGQHLVAVEEDAESEDEEEEDVKLLSISGKRSAPGSGSKVPQKKVKLAADEDEDDDDDDDDEDEETYFICSDDDDDFDDEEAEEKAPVKKSVRDTPAKNAQKSNQNGKDSKPSTPRSKGQESFKKQEKTPKTPKGPSSVEDIKAKMQASIEKGGSLPKVEAKFINYVKNCFRMTDQEAIQDLWQWRKSL from the exons ATGTGCGCAGGGAGCGCGCGTCCTTTCCCTGGTCTGATTCCGTCCTGCGTGACTGTTCCATCGAACGGTAGTCTTATCTCCGTCCACTTTCTCTCCCACCGAAGTGCGTGCCACCAACCCATGGAAGATTCGATGGACATGGACATGAGCCCCCTGAGGCCCCAGAACTATCTTTTCG AGGAGGTACTGCCGCTCAGAGAACCGAAGTGGCTTAACGAAGGTTGCACTT gTTGTGAACTAAAGGCCGACAAAGATTATCACTTTAAGGTGGATAATGATGAAAATGAGCACCAGTTATCTTTAAGAACG GTCAGTTTAGGGGCTGGTGCAAAGGACGAATTGCACATTGTCGAAGCAGAGGCGATGAATTATGAAGGCAGTCCAATTAAAGTAACACTGGCAACTTTGAAAATGTCTGTGCAGCCAACG gtTTCCCTTGGGGGCTTTGAAATAACACCACCTGTGGTCTTACGGTTGAAGTGTGGTTCAGGGCCTGTGCATATTAGCGGACAGCACTTAGTAG ctgtggaggaagatgcagagtcagaagatgaagaggaggaggatgtgaaACTCCTAAGTATATCTGGGAAGCGTTCTGCCCCTGGAAGTGGTAGCAAGGTTCCACAG aaaaaagtaaaacttgctgctgatgaagatgaagatgatgatgatgacgacgaCGATGAAGATGAAGA GACTTATTTCATttgtagtgatgatgatgatgactttGATGATGAGGAGGCTGAAGAAAAAGCTCCAGTAAAGAAA TCTGTACGAGATACTCCAGCcaaaaatgcacaaaaatcaaaccagaatggaaaagactcAAAACCATCAACACCAAGATCAAAA GGTCAAGAATCCttcaaaaaacaggaaaaaactcCTAAAACACCGAAAGGACCTAGCTCTGTAGAAGACATTAAAGCAAAAATGCAAGCAAGTATAGAAAAA GGTGGTTCCCTTCCCAAAGTGGAAGCCAAATTCATCAATTATGTGAAGAATTGTTTCCGGATGACTGACCAGGAG gctaTTCAAGATCTCTGGCAGTGGAGGAAGTCTCtttaa
- the NPM1 gene encoding nucleophosmin isoform X2, whose translation MCAGSARPFPGLIPSCVTVPSNGSLISVHFLSHRSACHQPMEDSMDMDMSPLRPQNYLFGCELKADKDYHFKVDNDENEHQLSLRTVSLGAGAKDELHIVEAEAMNYEGSPIKVTLATLKMSVQPTVSLGGFEITPPVVLRLKCGSGPVHISGQHLVAVEEDAESEDEEEEDVKLLSISGKRSAPGSGSKVPQKKVKLAADEDEDDDDDDDDEDEETYFICSDDDDDFDDEEAEEKAPVKKSVRDTPAKNAQKSNQNGKDSKPSTPRSKGQESFKKQEKTPKTPKGPSSVEDIKAKMQASIEKGGSLPKVEAKFINYVKNCFRMTDQEAIQDLWQWRKSL comes from the exons ATGTGCGCAGGGAGCGCGCGTCCTTTCCCTGGTCTGATTCCGTCCTGCGTGACTGTTCCATCGAACGGTAGTCTTATCTCCGTCCACTTTCTCTCCCACCGAAGTGCGTGCCACCAACCCATGGAAGATTCGATGGACATGGACATGAGCCCCCTGAGGCCCCAGAACTATCTTTTCG gTTGTGAACTAAAGGCCGACAAAGATTATCACTTTAAGGTGGATAATGATGAAAATGAGCACCAGTTATCTTTAAGAACG GTCAGTTTAGGGGCTGGTGCAAAGGACGAATTGCACATTGTCGAAGCAGAGGCGATGAATTATGAAGGCAGTCCAATTAAAGTAACACTGGCAACTTTGAAAATGTCTGTGCAGCCAACG gtTTCCCTTGGGGGCTTTGAAATAACACCACCTGTGGTCTTACGGTTGAAGTGTGGTTCAGGGCCTGTGCATATTAGCGGACAGCACTTAGTAG ctgtggaggaagatgcagagtcagaagatgaagaggaggaggatgtgaaACTCCTAAGTATATCTGGGAAGCGTTCTGCCCCTGGAAGTGGTAGCAAGGTTCCACAG aaaaaagtaaaacttgctgctgatgaagatgaagatgatgatgatgacgacgaCGATGAAGATGAAGA GACTTATTTCATttgtagtgatgatgatgatgactttGATGATGAGGAGGCTGAAGAAAAAGCTCCAGTAAAGAAA TCTGTACGAGATACTCCAGCcaaaaatgcacaaaaatcaaaccagaatggaaaagactcAAAACCATCAACACCAAGATCAAAA GGTCAAGAATCCttcaaaaaacaggaaaaaactcCTAAAACACCGAAAGGACCTAGCTCTGTAGAAGACATTAAAGCAAAAATGCAAGCAAGTATAGAAAAA GGTGGTTCCCTTCCCAAAGTGGAAGCCAAATTCATCAATTATGTGAAGAATTGTTTCCGGATGACTGACCAGGAG gctaTTCAAGATCTCTGGCAGTGGAGGAAGTCTCtttaa
- the NPM1 gene encoding nucleophosmin isoform X1, protein MCAGSARPFPGLIPSCVTVPSNGSLISVHFLSHRSACHQPMEDSMDMDMSPLRPQNYLFEEVLPLREPKWLNEGCTCCELKADKDYHFKVDNDENEHQLSLRTVSLGAGAKDELHIVEAEAMNYEGSPIKVTLATLKMSVQPTVSLGGFEITPPVVLRLKCGSGPVHISGQHLVAVEEDAESEDEEEEDVKLLSISGKRSAPGSGSKVPQKKVKLAADEDEDDDDDDDDEDEDDDDDDFDDEEAEEKAPVKKSVRDTPAKNAQKSNQNGKDSKPSTPRSKGQESFKKQEKTPKTPKGPSSVEDIKAKMQASIEKGGSLPKVEAKFINYVKNCFRMTDQEAIQDLWQWRKSL, encoded by the exons ATGTGCGCAGGGAGCGCGCGTCCTTTCCCTGGTCTGATTCCGTCCTGCGTGACTGTTCCATCGAACGGTAGTCTTATCTCCGTCCACTTTCTCTCCCACCGAAGTGCGTGCCACCAACCCATGGAAGATTCGATGGACATGGACATGAGCCCCCTGAGGCCCCAGAACTATCTTTTCG AGGAGGTACTGCCGCTCAGAGAACCGAAGTGGCTTAACGAAGGTTGCACTT gTTGTGAACTAAAGGCCGACAAAGATTATCACTTTAAGGTGGATAATGATGAAAATGAGCACCAGTTATCTTTAAGAACG GTCAGTTTAGGGGCTGGTGCAAAGGACGAATTGCACATTGTCGAAGCAGAGGCGATGAATTATGAAGGCAGTCCAATTAAAGTAACACTGGCAACTTTGAAAATGTCTGTGCAGCCAACG gtTTCCCTTGGGGGCTTTGAAATAACACCACCTGTGGTCTTACGGTTGAAGTGTGGTTCAGGGCCTGTGCATATTAGCGGACAGCACTTAGTAG ctgtggaggaagatgcagagtcagaagatgaagaggaggaggatgtgaaACTCCTAAGTATATCTGGGAAGCGTTCTGCCCCTGGAAGTGGTAGCAAGGTTCCACAG aaaaaagtaaaacttgctgctgatgaagatgaagatgatgatgatgacgacgaCGATGAAGATGAAGA tgatgatgatgatgactttGATGATGAGGAGGCTGAAGAAAAAGCTCCAGTAAAGAAA TCTGTACGAGATACTCCAGCcaaaaatgcacaaaaatcaaaccagaatggaaaagactcAAAACCATCAACACCAAGATCAAAA GGTCAAGAATCCttcaaaaaacaggaaaaaactcCTAAAACACCGAAAGGACCTAGCTCTGTAGAAGACATTAAAGCAAAAATGCAAGCAAGTATAGAAAAA GGTGGTTCCCTTCCCAAAGTGGAAGCCAAATTCATCAATTATGTGAAGAATTGTTTCCGGATGACTGACCAGGAG gctaTTCAAGATCTCTGGCAGTGGAGGAAGTCTCtttaa